A DNA window from Paenibacillus sp. HWE-109 contains the following coding sequences:
- a CDS encoding glycoside hydrolase family 2 TIM barrel-domain containing protein has protein sequence MSDLRQIEKYWEDLNVLEVNRLAPRAYYIPYREAEAALAKTRGKSPFFQTLNGNWKFRYHTSVREVEEGFYLEGADVSTWDDLLVPSCWQVNGYDQPQYTNINYPFPCDPPFVPNANPAGAYVREFNLAPQWDGKAKRVVFEGVNSCFYVWVNGQFVGYSQGSRMSAEFDITSFVQPGKNRMAVLVLKWCDGSYIEDQDAWRYSGIFRDVYLLARDEAHIRDVFNKQELSADFSRAVLRSEIETVGACQVQAELRDAAGNPVASGTATVDGQGTIELAVNDPVLWNAEAPYLYRLFVTSGEEVMHFSVGFRQIDITDGVFRINGKAIKLKGVNRHDSHPELGQTIPYTHMIQDLMLMKKHNINTIREAHYPNDPRFLDLCDTFGFYVVDEADLECHGLSTGGDGGNGADIHELTRNPAWERAFVDRAQRLVERDKNHPSVVIWSMGNEAGYDVNHIAMARWTKGRDASRPVHYESAAPVYKGHPDTSCLDMESRMYASPQEIEAYASDENAAKPMFLCEYSHAMGNSPGDLQEYWDVIYKYPKLMGGCVWEWCDHSVITQTPDGVPFYAYGGDFGDKPNDGNFCMDGLVYPDRTPHTGLLELKKVIAPVRIEADDLKQGRIRLTNLYDFIGLSHLSLFWKVEKDGETVQQGEITELAAGPHQTQTLTLDYSFPEAAYERYFLTLLLEQKQETFWSAKGHEVTFEQFELPVAKLEAEKLLPIYPIRVIQENDCVAVEGFDFEYVFDLIGGAFVRISKHGVQMISEPTKFAIWRAPMDNDRNVKSQWREYGYERAQIHVYEAKVVETADTFVKIEVRYSLGGYHKYPILHGTAVWTVDGTGEIALHNQVKVRVDYPFLPRYGLQLTMPQGYETVEYFGNGPHESYIDKRRSVRKGKYAASVDQLFENYLMPQENGSRYGTEWLLVTNALGMGLKIDGDHEFSFNAAHYTPEQLEEAGHPHELTKRKETILHLDYKMSGSGSNSCGPDLLPAYRLEEKEFAFAIRLRPVLTDK, from the coding sequence GTGAGTGACTTGAGGCAGATCGAGAAGTATTGGGAAGATTTAAATGTGTTGGAAGTGAACAGGCTGGCGCCTAGGGCTTACTATATCCCTTACCGCGAAGCCGAAGCCGCTCTGGCGAAAACGAGAGGGAAATCGCCTTTCTTTCAGACGCTGAACGGAAACTGGAAATTCCGATACCATACGAGCGTTAGAGAGGTAGAGGAAGGCTTTTATCTGGAGGGTGCGGATGTCAGCACATGGGATGACTTGCTCGTCCCTTCCTGCTGGCAGGTGAACGGCTACGACCAACCTCAGTATACGAATATCAATTATCCGTTTCCATGCGATCCGCCATTTGTGCCGAATGCCAATCCGGCAGGAGCTTATGTCCGGGAATTCAACTTGGCGCCGCAATGGGACGGCAAAGCGAAGCGGGTCGTGTTCGAAGGCGTGAACTCCTGCTTCTACGTCTGGGTCAACGGCCAATTTGTCGGCTACAGCCAAGGCAGCCGGATGTCTGCCGAGTTCGATATTACATCGTTTGTCCAGCCTGGTAAAAACCGCATGGCCGTGCTGGTGCTCAAGTGGTGCGACGGCAGCTACATCGAGGATCAGGACGCCTGGAGATACTCCGGCATTTTCCGCGACGTATACCTGCTGGCTCGGGATGAAGCGCATATCCGGGACGTATTCAACAAGCAGGAGCTGTCCGCCGATTTCAGCCGCGCCGTGCTGCGCAGCGAAATTGAGACGGTGGGCGCATGCCAGGTGCAGGCTGAGCTTCGGGATGCGGCCGGCAACCCGGTGGCGAGCGGAACCGCGACGGTAGACGGCCAAGGCACGATCGAGCTGGCAGTCAACGATCCAGTGCTGTGGAACGCGGAGGCTCCGTACTTGTACCGATTGTTCGTGACGAGTGGCGAAGAAGTAATGCACTTCTCCGTCGGCTTCCGCCAAATCGACATCACGGACGGCGTTTTCCGCATTAACGGCAAGGCGATTAAGCTCAAGGGCGTCAACCGCCACGATTCGCATCCGGAGCTGGGGCAGACGATTCCGTACACCCATATGATTCAGGATTTGATGCTGATGAAAAAGCATAACATCAACACGATTCGGGAGGCGCATTATCCGAACGATCCGCGCTTCCTGGACTTGTGTGATACTTTCGGATTTTATGTGGTGGACGAAGCCGATCTGGAGTGCCACGGGCTCAGCACGGGCGGGGACGGCGGCAACGGAGCGGACATTCACGAGCTCACCCGGAACCCGGCGTGGGAGCGGGCTTTTGTAGACCGTGCGCAACGGCTCGTCGAACGGGATAAAAACCATCCGTCCGTCGTGATCTGGTCCATGGGCAACGAAGCCGGATACGATGTGAACCATATCGCGATGGCCCGGTGGACGAAAGGCCGGGACGCTTCCCGCCCCGTTCATTACGAAAGCGCAGCGCCTGTGTACAAAGGCCATCCGGATACTTCCTGTCTGGATATGGAAAGCCGCATGTACGCGTCGCCGCAGGAGATCGAAGCTTATGCCAGCGACGAAAACGCTGCGAAGCCGATGTTCCTATGCGAATATAGCCATGCGATGGGCAACAGCCCCGGCGATTTGCAGGAATATTGGGATGTCATTTACAAATATCCGAAGCTCATGGGCGGCTGTGTATGGGAATGGTGCGATCATTCCGTAATTACGCAAACGCCGGACGGCGTGCCGTTCTACGCGTACGGTGGCGACTTCGGAGACAAGCCGAACGACGGCAACTTCTGTATGGATGGCCTGGTCTACCCGGACCGCACGCCGCATACGGGCTTGCTCGAATTGAAGAAGGTGATTGCGCCGGTGCGGATCGAAGCCGACGATTTGAAGCAGGGCCGTATTCGTTTGACTAACCTGTACGATTTTATCGGCCTCTCGCATCTTTCCCTGTTCTGGAAAGTTGAGAAGGATGGCGAGACGGTACAGCAGGGCGAAATCACCGAACTTGCGGCAGGTCCTCATCAGACGCAGACGCTTACGCTGGACTACAGCTTCCCGGAAGCGGCGTATGAACGCTACTTCCTGACGCTGCTGCTGGAGCAGAAGCAAGAAACGTTCTGGTCGGCCAAAGGGCATGAGGTGACGTTCGAGCAGTTCGAACTGCCGGTTGCGAAGCTGGAAGCGGAGAAGCTGCTCCCAATCTATCCGATCCGTGTCATTCAGGAAAATGACTGCGTTGCGGTGGAAGGTTTCGACTTCGAGTATGTGTTCGATCTCATTGGCGGGGCGTTCGTCCGCATCTCCAAGCACGGCGTGCAGATGATCAGCGAGCCGACCAAGTTCGCGATCTGGCGAGCGCCGATGGACAACGACCGCAACGTGAAATCCCAGTGGCGGGAATATGGGTACGAACGCGCTCAAATCCACGTCTACGAAGCAAAGGTCGTGGAGACGGCCGACACATTTGTGAAAATTGAAGTTCGTTATTCGTTGGGCGGCTACCATAAGTACCCGATTTTGCACGGAACGGCGGTTTGGACCGTCGATGGCACTGGGGAAATTGCCCTGCATAACCAAGTGAAGGTGCGGGTGGATTATCCATTCCTGCCGCGCTACGGCTTACAGCTTACGATGCCGCAAGGCTACGAAACGGTCGAGTATTTCGGCAACGGCCCGCACGAATCGTATATCGACAAACGCCGAAGTGTCCGCAAGGGCAAGTATGCGGCGTCGGTTGATCAATTGTTTGAAAATTATTTGATGCCGCAAGAGAATGGCTCCCGCTACGGTACGGAGTGGCTGTTGGTCACGAATGCGCTCGGCATGGGTCTGAAAATCGACGGCGACCACGAATTTTCCTTTAATGCGGCGCACTATACGCCGGAGCAATTGGAAGAAGCCGGCCACCCGCACGAATTGACGAAGCGCAAAGAGACGATTCTCCATTTGGATTACAAAATGAGCGGTTCCGGCTCCAATTCCTGCGGCCCGGATCTGCTGCCGGCTTATCGTTTGGAAGAAAAAGAATTTGCATTTGCCATCCGGCTGCGGCCCGTTCTGACGGACAAGTAG
- a CDS encoding DUF5054 domain-containing protein: MKSLDTIYVVFKTHVDLGFTDLPSNIVKQYTQDMAKDVLTICEGTKHFEPGHRFVWTVPSWVLDETLIHAEEGIRERIEQLVMDGQLSWHGLPFTTHTEFCGLEEWIRGLYMSARLGKKFGKKVISAKMTDVPGHTWMLPSLLKGAGIEFLHIGVNACSQPVEVPRLFNWEGPDGKQVLTFYSKGEYGTSLLPPDDWEYPVWMALLQTHDNIGPQDSKVVTELLETVKASYPNTRVVIGTMDDFAADFLSRGYTDIPVVRKDLADTWIHGIGSYPQEVSEVRSLRSETTTLEAMAALQQWEQGEATGAFGADIDKAYRESLLFGEHTWGHDVKLLLIPGRNSMRAFTKEDIARDRETFPETYDKIELSWDEKRAYVKMARAAAERITPFQSGAQQGESPVIGIFNPSSWARTNELVRLDNVSGGWLVDLNTGDSLPVQASGEVRIPLLEPCGYRTYTYEPQAVYGADEAAVAIARTEDGKAVLENAHLRIEVDAANGEIRRLFDKVRGKDWVASGQAFGAYEYDVYAKDEILQFVKDYAYDLMDWYVNDFGKPGYPRIGHQQFGLKLDSLETANDAAAGTIRLTFSTPAASRTEFGNAQSVVILLKLEPDQPFFDYTLELNDKAATAFAEAGFVGFHLQAGEPGYRFQKLGAVVDPTQDIVRGANHRLHCGDGWVDVTDGGAGLAVLAKDTPLFSIGEKGVLAYSKSYQPERPSLYFNLFNNQWGTNFPQWMAGSYTYNFRIVLHQGDWQQGEIWKQLEQWSHPVKTVRGFQGSAARSSLLTEGTEGIVLLAFKVAEDGNSYVLRLQNAWNEPHHAELAFASELASAHACNLLEEPEVQLDVRTEAASRLAVKLAPKEIITIKLQFIEHINRG, encoded by the coding sequence ATGAAGTCTTTAGATACGATATATGTAGTCTTTAAAACGCACGTTGACCTCGGTTTTACCGACTTGCCGAGCAACATTGTCAAGCAGTACACGCAGGACATGGCCAAGGACGTTTTGACCATCTGTGAAGGAACGAAGCATTTTGAACCTGGACACCGCTTTGTATGGACGGTTCCTTCATGGGTTCTGGACGAGACGCTGATCCATGCCGAGGAAGGTATTCGGGAGCGGATCGAGCAATTGGTCATGGACGGACAGCTAAGCTGGCACGGTCTTCCTTTCACGACGCATACGGAGTTTTGCGGACTGGAAGAATGGATTCGTGGTCTCTACATGTCGGCGCGCCTCGGCAAGAAGTTCGGCAAGAAGGTTATTTCCGCCAAAATGACGGACGTGCCCGGCCACACCTGGATGCTGCCGTCACTGCTCAAAGGCGCGGGCATCGAGTTCCTGCACATCGGAGTCAACGCATGCTCGCAACCTGTGGAGGTGCCGCGGCTGTTCAATTGGGAAGGACCGGACGGCAAACAAGTGCTGACGTTCTATTCCAAAGGCGAGTACGGCACAAGTCTGCTGCCGCCGGACGACTGGGAGTATCCGGTTTGGATGGCGCTGCTGCAAACGCATGACAACATCGGGCCGCAGGACAGCAAGGTCGTGACCGAACTGCTTGAAACAGTGAAGGCGTCGTATCCAAATACGCGGGTGGTCATCGGCACGATGGACGACTTTGCTGCGGATTTCCTGAGCAGAGGCTACACCGATATTCCGGTCGTGCGCAAGGATTTAGCGGACACGTGGATACACGGGATCGGCTCGTATCCGCAGGAAGTGTCCGAGGTTCGAAGCTTGCGCAGCGAGACGACGACGCTGGAGGCCATGGCAGCGCTGCAACAATGGGAGCAGGGCGAAGCGACAGGCGCATTCGGCGCGGATATCGACAAGGCATACCGCGAATCGCTGCTGTTCGGCGAGCATACGTGGGGTCATGACGTGAAGCTGCTGCTGATTCCGGGACGGAACAGCATGCGGGCGTTTACGAAGGAAGATATTGCACGGGACCGGGAAACGTTCCCCGAAACCTATGACAAGATAGAGCTTTCTTGGGATGAGAAGCGCGCTTATGTCAAAATGGCTCGAGCGGCTGCCGAGCGCATCACACCGTTCCAAAGCGGTGCCCAGCAGGGTGAATCCCCAGTGATCGGGATTTTCAACCCGTCGTCTTGGGCAAGAACGAACGAGCTCGTTCGCCTCGACAATGTGTCCGGTGGTTGGCTGGTTGATCTGAACACCGGCGACAGCTTGCCGGTGCAAGCGTCCGGCGAAGTGCGGATTCCGCTGCTGGAGCCTTGCGGCTACCGCACGTATACCTATGAACCGCAGGCCGTGTATGGCGCAGACGAAGCCGCAGTGGCGATCGCCCGTACCGAGGACGGCAAGGCGGTGCTGGAAAATGCGCATTTGCGGATCGAAGTCGATGCCGCAAATGGCGAGATTCGCCGCCTGTTCGATAAGGTGCGCGGTAAGGATTGGGTAGCGTCCGGCCAAGCGTTTGGCGCTTATGAATACGATGTTTACGCCAAAGACGAAATTCTGCAATTCGTGAAGGATTACGCCTATGATTTGATGGACTGGTATGTAAACGATTTTGGCAAGCCGGGCTATCCGCGCATCGGGCACCAGCAATTCGGACTGAAGCTGGACAGTCTGGAAACGGCCAATGACGCTGCCGCCGGCACAATCCGCTTGACATTCAGCACGCCTGCGGCAAGCCGTACCGAGTTCGGCAATGCGCAAAGCGTCGTGATCTTGCTTAAGCTGGAGCCGGATCAGCCGTTCTTCGACTACACGCTGGAGCTGAACGACAAAGCGGCTACGGCTTTCGCCGAAGCAGGCTTCGTCGGCTTCCATCTGCAAGCCGGGGAGCCGGGCTACCGATTCCAGAAGCTGGGTGCTGTCGTAGACCCGACACAGGACATCGTTCGCGGCGCCAACCATCGCCTGCATTGCGGGGACGGCTGGGTCGATGTGACGGATGGCGGGGCAGGTCTAGCCGTCCTGGCGAAAGATACGCCTCTATTCTCCATCGGGGAGAAAGGTGTGCTCGCCTACAGCAAGTCGTATCAGCCTGAGCGGCCTTCGCTGTACTTCAACCTATTCAACAACCAGTGGGGTACGAACTTCCCGCAGTGGATGGCAGGCAGCTACACGTATAACTTCCGGATTGTCTTGCACCAGGGCGACTGGCAGCAAGGCGAGATCTGGAAGCAGCTCGAGCAGTGGAGCCACCCTGTGAAAACGGTACGCGGCTTCCAAGGAAGCGCTGCGCGTTCCTCGCTGCTGACAGAGGGCACCGAAGGCATCGTGCTGCTGGCATTCAAAGTGGCGGAAGACGGCAACAGCTATGTGCTGCGCCTGCAAAACGCCTGGAACGAGCCGCATCACGCAGAACTGGCGTTCGCTAGCGAATTGGCTTCGGCGCATGCCTGCAATTTGCTGGAAGAGCCGGAGGTGCAATTGGACGTCCGTACCGAGGCGGCGAGCCGTCTTGCGGTAAAACTCGCCCCGAAGGAAATCATAACGATCAAGCTGCAATTTATTGAACATATTAATAGAGGCTAG
- a CDS encoding sensor histidine kinase: MKMNTMKRLFMVPFQMSMRYKLMILMVIIAILPLTTVTFFATQTTKQSLSSEIIRSNESRMNWAAQYFDEKFSQLHSVAYSLLLDNTIFPTSGREGEGDIKGPNMGNFDIEEKLRSLYVANNNNIVRISLYLNEKQRLYVVDKDAVRFTDNLDTSIGNWGEIAKTHQSVNKVVNVPPNTFILARSMNRFENLQVLGGVLLEVRWKMMGNVMDMIHSEANSEVLIVDAQGNTMYNPYGTKVSMDPETLTKAIGDSAEPGHVQLKQGILFFQPAVSGQIWIVKFVPMSYVTESAATTLSFSFYTAVATILAAILLSVLIAYFTTKPIIRLTKSMKAVEHQNFNVGLDNIRSDEIGTLERRFNSMLQRIKELIQIEYKSKIETRTAQIKAMQAQINPHFLYNTLQAIGGVAIDRKVPEIYDYLRAISDLFRYTIKMQSELVTIFDEMEHVSNYLHIQKLRFQDMLEFELDVEEGCEDYCITKFTLQPLVENCFVHGLEGMMKSGRVLIKVERVVDEIEISIEDNGVGIEPERLEDIQRQLEQTNDEQLLGESMGINNVNSRIRLIFGEEFGLFVSSVEGDGTTVKVIIPAIRRGEEQL; encoded by the coding sequence ATGAAGATGAACACAATGAAGCGGTTGTTTATGGTTCCGTTTCAGATGAGCATGCGGTACAAACTGATGATATTAATGGTGATTATCGCTATTTTACCTTTGACGACGGTGACTTTTTTTGCGACGCAGACGACCAAGCAGTCTTTAAGCTCGGAAATTATCCGTTCCAACGAATCGAGAATGAACTGGGCCGCTCAGTATTTTGACGAGAAGTTCAGCCAACTTCATTCGGTTGCCTATTCGCTCCTGCTGGACAACACTATTTTTCCAACGTCCGGCCGCGAAGGCGAAGGCGACATAAAGGGTCCTAATATGGGGAACTTTGATATTGAGGAGAAATTAAGGTCGCTGTATGTGGCTAACAATAACAACATCGTGCGGATTTCTTTGTATTTGAATGAAAAACAGCGCCTGTATGTAGTGGACAAAGACGCGGTACGCTTTACGGACAATCTGGACACGTCCATCGGCAACTGGGGGGAGATCGCCAAGACTCATCAGAGCGTCAATAAGGTTGTGAATGTGCCGCCGAACACGTTTATTTTAGCCCGCAGCATGAACCGTTTTGAGAATTTGCAAGTGTTGGGCGGTGTTTTGCTGGAAGTCCGGTGGAAAATGATGGGCAACGTCATGGACATGATTCACTCGGAAGCGAACAGTGAGGTGCTGATCGTGGATGCCCAAGGCAACACGATGTACAATCCGTATGGCACCAAAGTCTCAATGGACCCGGAGACGTTGACAAAGGCGATAGGGGACTCTGCGGAACCCGGGCACGTTCAGCTCAAGCAAGGCATTTTATTTTTCCAGCCTGCCGTCTCGGGTCAGATCTGGATCGTCAAGTTCGTCCCGATGAGCTACGTGACCGAGAGCGCCGCGACTACACTGAGCTTCAGCTTTTACACGGCGGTTGCTACGATCCTGGCAGCCATACTGCTCTCTGTGCTGATCGCTTACTTCACAACGAAGCCGATTATCCGGTTGACCAAGTCGATGAAAGCGGTCGAGCATCAAAATTTCAACGTCGGGCTCGATAATATTCGAAGCGATGAGATCGGGACGTTGGAGCGGCGGTTCAACTCGATGCTGCAGCGGATCAAGGAACTGATCCAGATTGAGTACAAAAGCAAAATCGAGACGCGCACTGCGCAAATCAAGGCGATGCAAGCGCAGATCAATCCGCATTTTCTATACAATACGCTGCAAGCGATCGGAGGCGTAGCCATTGACCGGAAAGTGCCGGAGATTTATGACTACCTTCGAGCGATCAGCGACTTGTTCCGGTATACGATCAAAATGCAGTCCGAACTGGTGACAATATTCGATGAAATGGAGCATGTCAGCAACTATCTGCATATCCAGAAGCTCCGTTTTCAGGACATGCTCGAATTTGAGCTCGATGTGGAAGAGGGCTGCGAAGACTATTGCATTACCAAATTCACGCTCCAGCCGCTTGTGGAGAATTGCTTCGTTCATGGGCTGGAAGGGATGATGAAGAGCGGCCGTGTCCTGATCAAAGTAGAGCGCGTGGTGGATGAGATTGAGATCAGCATCGAGGACAACGGTGTTGGGATCGAACCCGAGCGTCTCGAAGATATTCAGCGGCAGCTTGAACAAACGAATGATGAGCAGCTGCTGGGCGAAAGCATGGGAATTAACAACGTGAATTCACGAATCCGGCTTATTTTTGGGGAAGAGTTCGGATTGTTCGTCTCAAGCGTAGAAGGGGACGGGACGACGGTCAAAGTGATTATCCCGGCTATACGCAGGGGAGAGGAGCAACTGTAA
- a CDS encoding response regulator transcription factor: MKAIIIDDEFWIRNSIRHLADWERFGIDQVMEAEDGLSGLEMVERLHPEIVITDMKMRGMDGTRLLQKLTEEYPYIRKIVISGFDEFSYMKQAILSKVDEYLLKPIKPEELNRALEKAVRELRATQGIHAAQPLDKQLLKVVTETRSVIVRHIHEMNPEAIKSSFKHLEAALKEHEPLKPGVSNSLYKQFMQLLEEQADLLGSELTPNAQSWAATFFVSDNTPLSAWITVLSDAFSGSLEALIYQRKNKVGVKIDEIRQFIDYSYAEPIGLGTIASQFFISREHLSRTFKQEVGQTLMDYLVAKRIEKACELLQDPSVSIKNAAKAVGYSDITYFYRIFKKITGVTPIQFRQGS; the protein is encoded by the coding sequence ATGAAGGCTATTATTATCGACGACGAGTTTTGGATTCGGAACAGCATCCGGCATTTGGCGGACTGGGAGCGGTTTGGCATCGATCAGGTGATGGAAGCCGAGGACGGACTGAGCGGGCTGGAGATGGTGGAGCGGCTGCACCCGGAAATCGTCATCACGGATATGAAAATGAGAGGCATGGACGGAACGCGTCTGCTGCAAAAATTGACAGAGGAGTACCCGTATATCCGCAAAATCGTGATCAGCGGGTTCGATGAATTCTCCTATATGAAGCAAGCGATTTTGTCCAAGGTCGACGAATACTTGCTCAAGCCGATCAAACCGGAAGAGCTGAATCGCGCTTTGGAGAAGGCAGTCCGCGAGCTGCGGGCGACACAGGGCATCCACGCGGCCCAACCGCTGGACAAGCAACTGCTCAAGGTCGTTACGGAGACGAGAAGTGTGATCGTCAGGCACATTCATGAAATGAACCCGGAGGCGATCAAGAGCAGCTTCAAGCACCTGGAGGCGGCGCTGAAGGAGCACGAGCCCTTGAAACCGGGTGTCAGCAACTCGCTTTACAAGCAATTCATGCAATTGCTGGAGGAACAGGCGGACCTGCTTGGCAGCGAGTTGACGCCGAACGCCCAGTCGTGGGCTGCAACCTTTTTCGTATCGGACAATACGCCGCTCTCCGCCTGGATTACCGTCTTGTCCGATGCGTTCTCCGGCAGTCTGGAGGCGCTAATCTATCAGCGGAAAAATAAAGTCGGAGTCAAAATTGACGAGATTCGGCAGTTTATCGATTATTCCTACGCGGAACCTATCGGTCTTGGCACGATCGCCAGCCAGTTCTTCATCAGCCGGGAGCATCTGTCCCGTACGTTCAAGCAGGAAGTGGGCCAGACGTTGATGGATTACCTCGTCGCCAAACGGATCGAGAAAGCGTGCGAACTGCTGCAGGACCCGTCGGTCTCGATCAAGAATGCTGCGAAAGCTGTCGGGTATTCGGATATTACGTATTTTTATCGGATTTTCAAAAAAATAACAGGTGTGACGCCCATCCAGTTTCGACAAGGCAGCTAA
- a CDS encoding ABC transporter substrate-binding protein: MKKTLTMILAMLMVGSTVACSSGGGTKDNNSGSTSNQNGSNAPAKKVELKVFLGGLDRFRDQFDKYFAQFAEKEKKEKNIVVTINTEYPGSENATQILKTRLATGDVPDIFALHAVNDVPDYYKAGFLEDMTNQPFSGKLIDGIRKLVTIDNKVVAVPLESLAWGYLYNKKMFNDLGLKPPTTLTEMKAVVQKLNDNKITPFMLGYKESWIPQLFLPLAVGGLGNSTQKGFVDRMNKDQGSFAELKDMFGIIDLVNSNGTGRVFEVGNDDGAADFAAGKAAMWVQGPWDADSLLKANSSFDFGVAPLPLNDNPASTLINVSVSTSLAMASSGKNKEVSADLLNFILDDQASNALYQGLKFNPVSKAHTFKPYPWVEDASAYVNKGQSYQDPQIPAAVKDESGKALQAYFSKKMTADDVIKDLDKTWKNANAVANKK; the protein is encoded by the coding sequence ATGAAAAAAACACTTACTATGATTTTGGCCATGTTAATGGTGGGATCTACCGTCGCTTGCTCTTCCGGCGGAGGCACAAAAGATAATAACTCTGGCAGCACTTCGAATCAAAACGGTTCGAATGCGCCCGCGAAAAAAGTTGAATTGAAAGTATTCCTGGGTGGTCTAGACCGTTTCCGCGATCAATTCGACAAATACTTCGCGCAGTTTGCCGAAAAGGAAAAGAAAGAGAAGAACATCGTAGTTACGATCAATACCGAGTACCCGGGTTCTGAAAATGCAACACAAATCTTGAAAACGCGCTTGGCTACAGGCGACGTGCCGGACATTTTCGCGCTTCACGCGGTGAACGACGTGCCGGATTACTACAAAGCCGGCTTCCTGGAAGATATGACGAACCAACCGTTCTCCGGCAAACTGATTGACGGCATCCGCAAGCTCGTGACGATCGACAACAAAGTCGTTGCGGTTCCGCTGGAAAGCTTGGCGTGGGGCTACCTCTACAACAAAAAAATGTTTAATGATTTGGGCCTGAAACCGCCTACGACATTAACGGAAATGAAGGCTGTCGTGCAGAAGCTGAACGACAACAAAATTACGCCATTCATGCTGGGCTACAAAGAGAGCTGGATTCCGCAATTGTTCCTGCCTCTGGCTGTCGGCGGTCTAGGCAACTCCACTCAAAAAGGGTTTGTTGACCGCATGAACAAAGATCAAGGCAGCTTCGCCGAGCTGAAAGATATGTTCGGCATCATCGACCTCGTGAACAGCAACGGAACTGGCCGCGTATTCGAGGTTGGCAACGACGACGGGGCCGCGGATTTCGCAGCCGGCAAAGCGGCCATGTGGGTACAAGGTCCTTGGGATGCTGACAGCTTGCTGAAAGCGAACAGCAGCTTCGATTTCGGGGTTGCTCCGCTTCCGCTGAACGACAATCCGGCTTCCACGCTGATCAACGTGTCCGTATCGACCTCCCTGGCGATGGCTTCGAGCGGTAAAAACAAAGAAGTTTCCGCTGACCTTCTGAACTTCATCCTGGACGACCAAGCTTCCAATGCGCTGTACCAAGGCTTGAAATTCAATCCGGTGTCCAAAGCGCACACGTTCAAACCGTATCCTTGGGTTGAAGATGCGTCCGCTTATGTCAATAAAGGACAATCTTATCAAGATCCGCAAATCCCAGCGGCTGTTAAAGATGAGTCGGGAAAAGCGCTTCAAGCCTACTTTAGCAAAAAAATGACGGCTGACGATGTGATTAAGGACCTGGATAAAACGTGGAAAAATGCTAACGCTGTAGCTAACAAAAAATAA